From the Candidatus Binatia bacterium genome, one window contains:
- a CDS encoding TIGR03619 family F420-dependent LLM class oxidoreductase yields MTGGSPASGAVQICPPGRLVCGMQLPIVAQSRVFAQPWEAGAGRDEIRRIAQACDRAGFFYLAVCDHIAIPRAQAEAMSTVWYDIFSTLGFLAACTERIRLLSYVLVLPYRHPLVAAKALCTLDALSGGRLIIGVGAGHLQGEFAALGVDFASRGRLLDEAIVALQAALTEEFPTHQGTYWRFADLGIRPRPVQRPRPPIWVGGSTPGALRRAARLGDGWLPQGVPAIGMEAALEYLRRERQRARGNEPLEVGINSPWLYVGEPPPELAPHCTSGSPEQIAALIRRLGALGVQHIGVRFRSRSCAELVEQIERFGSEVLPLLETASECDPAKR; encoded by the coding sequence ATGACCGGCGGTTCCCCAGCCAGCGGTGCCGTGCAAATTTGCCCCCCGGGCCGCCTGGTTTGCGGCATGCAACTCCCAATTGTGGCACAAAGCCGCGTGTTCGCTCAGCCTTGGGAAGCTGGCGCCGGCCGCGACGAGATTCGCCGCATCGCGCAGGCCTGCGACCGAGCTGGTTTTTTCTATCTGGCGGTGTGCGACCACATCGCCATCCCTCGTGCACAAGCCGAAGCGATGTCGACAGTTTGGTACGACATTTTCTCTACTTTGGGCTTCCTCGCAGCGTGCACCGAACGCATCCGCTTGTTGTCGTACGTGCTAGTTCTGCCTTACCGGCACCCGCTCGTTGCCGCCAAGGCTCTGTGTACCCTCGATGCGCTATCCGGCGGACGCTTGATCATCGGCGTGGGCGCCGGGCACCTGCAAGGCGAATTCGCCGCCTTAGGGGTGGATTTTGCCAGCCGAGGCCGCTTGCTCGACGAAGCCATCGTTGCGCTGCAGGCAGCATTGACGGAGGAATTTCCCACCCACCAAGGAACCTACTGGCGGTTTGCCGACTTGGGCATTCGGCCGCGGCCCGTTCAGCGACCACGCCCTCCGATTTGGGTGGGCGGCTCGACACCCGGTGCGCTCCGCCGCGCTGCACGGCTCGGGGATGGGTGGTTGCCGCAAGGCGTGCCGGCCATAGGCATGGAAGCTGCGCTCGAGTACTTGCGCCGGGAGCGTCAACGGGCGCGTGGCAACGAGCCGCTGGAAGTGGGCATCAACTCACCTTGGTTATACGTGGGAGAGCCGCCCCCCGAGCTGGCACCGCACTGCACCAGCGGCTCGCCCGAGCAAATTGCAGCGCTTATACGCCGCCTCGGTGCCTTGGGCGTGCAACACATCGGCGTGCGTTTCCGTAGCCGGTCGTGCGCGGAACTGGTGGAACAAATCGAGCGCTTTGGATCCGAGGTCCTACCCCTGCTGGAAACAGCGAGCGAGTGCGACCCGGCCAAACGCTGA
- a CDS encoding wax ester/triacylglycerol synthase family O-acyltransferase has product MTQAWYEPLSAADRSFLLFEKRSTHMHLGGVTLFEAGSLVRPDGGIDIERIRAYIASRLPLIPRYRQRLAFVPWEGSPVWIDDDRFNLDYHVRHTALPRPGDEQQLKQLAGRLMSIPLDRRRPLWEAWVIEGLQDDRFAILLKTHHAVVDGVSGVDLMATLLQPSPVERFEPPPPWRPRPAPSGAQLLRDKALERMSLPVQLWRAARAALENPQAALQQATQAMDRSWSFIRSGLRFPSPTPLNQPIGPFRRFDWQELPLAAAKEIKNRWGGTVNDVVLATVTGAVRRYLLRKMVSLDGLDFRAVVPVSLRRAEDHPGPGNRVSAWLLSLPVAEPHPLARYRTLVAETERRKHTGEERALEVFTRIADVMNPVLTLGVRVAMRMSPFNLIVTNVPGPQFPLYLLGSRLLRGYPTVPLFDYQGLGVAIFSYDGRLLFGVNADYDLVPDAHDFAADLQAAFGELQHMQEARAERERRTPLRRSRPTRANIRK; this is encoded by the coding sequence ATGACACAAGCATGGTACGAACCACTGAGTGCTGCTGACCGATCGTTTCTGCTGTTCGAGAAGCGTTCGACCCACATGCACCTCGGTGGCGTCACCCTGTTCGAAGCTGGCTCCCTCGTGCGACCAGACGGCGGCATCGATATCGAACGCATCCGCGCCTACATCGCCTCCCGATTGCCGCTCATCCCCCGCTACCGGCAGCGGCTCGCTTTCGTGCCGTGGGAAGGAAGCCCAGTTTGGATCGATGACGATCGCTTCAATCTCGACTACCACGTGCGGCACACGGCGCTGCCGCGCCCCGGGGACGAACAGCAACTGAAACAGCTTGCTGGGCGGCTGATGTCCATCCCCCTGGATCGGCGGCGGCCACTTTGGGAAGCATGGGTGATCGAAGGTTTGCAGGACGACCGCTTTGCCATCCTGTTGAAAACACACCACGCCGTGGTGGACGGAGTTTCCGGCGTGGACTTGATGGCCACGCTCCTGCAACCGTCACCGGTCGAACGCTTCGAACCGCCCCCACCTTGGCGCCCGCGGCCAGCACCCTCAGGTGCCCAGCTTCTCCGCGACAAGGCACTGGAGCGAATGTCCTTGCCAGTCCAACTGTGGCGCGCGGCGCGTGCGGCGTTGGAGAACCCGCAAGCGGCGCTCCAGCAGGCAACGCAAGCAATGGATCGGAGCTGGTCGTTCATCCGCTCGGGCTTGCGCTTCCCGAGCCCGACACCGTTGAACCAGCCCATCGGCCCCTTCCGGCGCTTCGACTGGCAAGAGCTCCCGCTGGCTGCAGCCAAGGAAATCAAGAACCGATGGGGCGGCACGGTCAACGACGTCGTGCTCGCCACCGTAACCGGAGCCGTGCGCCGCTATCTGTTACGAAAAATGGTCAGCCTCGACGGGTTGGACTTTCGCGCCGTCGTGCCGGTGAGTTTGCGGCGAGCGGAGGATCACCCAGGGCCGGGCAATCGCGTGTCCGCGTGGCTCCTCTCTTTACCCGTCGCAGAGCCTCATCCGCTGGCCCGCTACCGCACACTCGTGGCCGAAACCGAGCGCCGTAAACACACAGGCGAAGAGCGCGCGCTCGAAGTGTTCACCCGCATCGCGGATGTGATGAACCCCGTGCTCACTCTCGGTGTGCGGGTGGCGATGCGGATGTCGCCCTTCAATTTGATCGTCACGAATGTGCCCGGACCGCAGTTTCCGCTCTACCTCCTCGGCTCGCGCCTGCTCCGCGGGTATCCAACCGTGCCCTTGTTCGATTACCAAGGGCTCGGCGTCGCCATCTTTAGCTACGACGGCCGCCTGTTGTTCGGCGTGAATGCCGATTACGACTTGGTGCCCGACGCGCACGACTTTGCCGCCGACCTACAGGCAGCATTCGGTGAATTGCAGCACATGCAAGAGGCACGCGCCGAGCGCGAACGGCGCACACCCCTTCGGCGCTCACGGCCGACGCGTGCGAACATCCGCAAGTGA
- a CDS encoding LLM class flavin-dependent oxidoreductase, with translation MEFGLFVQAHVPRHEMEANPEGAEHERLLRELDLAVHCDRNGFKYVWSVEHHFLEEYSHISASEVFLPYIAARTERIHVGSAIFNITPPVNHPARIAERVAMLDHLSEGRFEFGTGRGSSSTEFKGFGIPDSDTTREMFDEAFPQILRMWKETRYSFTGKYFSMPERNVLPKPYSKPHPPLWMACGNPSTFEKAARLGVGALCFSLGSPKDFEPLIRVYKKTIRNAEPIGDYVNDNVACVTQLVCAEDGQEARRIACNMGNMYHVSLVFRYLDTFPRPAGIPPWPQVIPEPTLDQLEERIRTGQRIVGDPEECARAVQKYVDIGCDQIIFGILASTQPQWVAKRSVELFGKYVIPRFDKDPIHSTTRYRLAALGRTPSAEGAQPAVRS, from the coding sequence ATGGAATTTGGGCTGTTTGTTCAAGCGCACGTTCCACGGCACGAAATGGAAGCCAATCCGGAAGGAGCCGAACATGAACGGCTTCTGCGAGAGCTCGATCTCGCGGTGCATTGCGACCGCAACGGCTTCAAGTACGTCTGGTCGGTCGAGCACCACTTCCTGGAAGAATATTCGCACATCAGCGCTTCGGAGGTATTTCTCCCGTACATTGCGGCACGCACCGAGCGCATCCACGTCGGCTCAGCCATTTTCAACATCACCCCTCCCGTCAACCATCCGGCCCGCATAGCAGAGCGGGTGGCGATGCTGGATCACTTGAGCGAGGGCCGCTTCGAGTTCGGCACCGGCCGGGGCTCGTCGAGCACGGAATTCAAAGGCTTTGGAATTCCGGACAGCGATACAACCCGCGAAATGTTCGACGAAGCATTTCCACAAATACTGAGGATGTGGAAGGAGACACGCTACAGCTTCACCGGGAAGTATTTCTCCATGCCGGAACGCAACGTACTCCCCAAGCCGTACAGCAAGCCGCACCCGCCGCTGTGGATGGCGTGCGGGAACCCCTCCACCTTTGAAAAGGCAGCGCGCTTGGGCGTCGGGGCGCTTTGCTTCAGCTTGGGCTCACCCAAGGATTTTGAGCCGCTCATTCGGGTCTACAAAAAAACCATTCGCAACGCCGAGCCCATTGGCGACTATGTCAACGACAACGTGGCCTGCGTCACCCAACTCGTATGCGCGGAGGACGGCCAAGAAGCGCGCCGCATCGCGTGCAACATGGGGAACATGTATCACGTGAGCTTGGTGTTCCGGTACTTGGACACCTTCCCCCGCCCGGCCGGAATTCCTCCCTGGCCGCAAGTGATCCCCGAGCCGACACTCGACCAACTCGAAGAACGCATCCGCACCGGGCAAAGGATCGTCGGCGATCCCGAGGAATGTGCTCGGGCCGTGCAAAAATACGTCGACATCGGGTGCGACCAAATTATCTTCGGCATCTTGGCATCCACCCAGCCCCAGTGGGTGGCCAAGCGCTCCGTGGAGCTGTTCGGTAAGTACGTCATTCCCCGCTTCGACAAAGATCCGATCCACAGCACCACGCGCTATCGCTTGGCTGCCCTCGGCCGTACGCCTTCCGCCGAAGGAGCGCAGCCCGCAGTGCGGAGTTGA
- a CDS encoding alkylmercury lyase family protein, with the protein MPQNVPEFRFSDAALKVRQFIYEYWCTHGRAPNLRAVHEATGLSRREIAEAYKELDLGIMCVVDLTTQNLNILKAPPFSSYPTPAEIHVGNRFLAYAGCAMESLAVSMMPPLRDQDVRIEGYCAQCLGPVRLLSRNGELLNHEPASLAIHVSSSPREWNTTNIVHMCDSMNFVCSREHAEAYERAICRRGVLFSLEQALRFVTPTGKSRMWQYDRPPDYLRPDRVLDFIRSLGVDVSGWGE; encoded by the coding sequence ATGCCACAAAACGTGCCCGAATTCCGCTTCAGCGATGCAGCGCTCAAAGTGCGGCAGTTTATTTACGAGTACTGGTGCACTCACGGGCGCGCGCCCAACTTGCGCGCTGTGCACGAGGCCACCGGGCTCTCGCGCCGCGAAATTGCCGAGGCGTACAAGGAGCTGGACCTCGGCATCATGTGCGTGGTCGATCTCACCACCCAAAACCTCAACATCCTCAAGGCCCCACCCTTCTCCAGCTACCCAACTCCCGCAGAAATTCACGTGGGGAACCGCTTCCTCGCCTACGCCGGGTGTGCGATGGAATCGCTAGCCGTGTCGATGATGCCGCCGCTGCGCGACCAAGACGTGCGGATCGAGGGCTACTGCGCCCAGTGCCTCGGCCCCGTGCGCCTGCTGAGCCGCAACGGCGAACTCCTCAACCACGAACCCGCATCGTTGGCCATCCACGTGAGTTCGAGCCCGCGGGAGTGGAACACCACCAACATCGTACACATGTGCGATTCGATGAATTTCGTGTGCAGCCGCGAGCACGCAGAAGCCTACGAACGGGCAATCTGCCGGCGGGGAGTGTTGTTTTCCCTCGAGCAAGCGCTGCGCTTTGTGACGCCAACCGGCAAGTCGCGCATGTGGCAGTACGACCGGCCGCCGGATTATTTGCGCCCGGACCGCGTGCTCGATTTTATTCGATCTCTGGGGGTCGATGTCAGCGGCTGGGGGGAGTAA